CACCGGTGATTGCTAACCGGACAGACACATCCGACTAACTGACGAATGGATCAAAGAGAGACGGCCTAAGCGTGGAGTCCTCGGGCTGGGCAGAACCAGCCTGAGATGTTTCCGAAGAATGCGCAGCCCCACCACACCAGGACAGCCGGACCGATGTAGTAAGACGGCCACAGCAACCAGGCCACACCGTAGCCGGAGCCCACGGTGACGAGCAGCGGTACGCCCACGTACCAGCCGAGGCGCGCGGCGCAGAAGCCGTACCGTGCCCCAGCCGGCGAAGAACGCGGAGAGCGCGAACAAGGTCAACACGACGAGGCCCATCAGCGATTCCATGCCCGCGACGCTACTCGCCGGTAGAGACGACGTAGGCGGGAGGGTTCCCACACCGGAAGGCCCCTATAGTGGCCAGTCCGACAACGGGGGGGGCCATGGGTGGAGTGTGGGAGCGGCGGCCGGCTGCGCGGAAGCTGGTACTCGCGGGGTTCTGGCTGACGCTGCTCGCCCTGACAGGCTGGTTCATGAGCGACATGGTCTCTGCTCACTGGCCGCAACGGCCCGTGTGGGACCTCGGCAGCGCGGCCCCCTGGGTCGCCTTCTGCGCACGAGGGATCGGCATAGGGTCCTCGATGGCAGCCAGCAGCTGTATGTTCATCGCCGCCGTCATGTTGGCCTGGGATCTCCTGTGCCAGACCATGCGCACGGTACGCAGAGCCGCTCAGCAGCGATGACCGCTTCAAACCCGGCTCGTCCACACGGGTCCGGTCAGATGCGGTCCTGGCGGACCGCGCGTATTCATCCAGCGCGGTCCGGATGCATCTCCGCCGACGCGGGATCCGGGCTGTCGTACCCCGGCAATCCGGCCAGGTCGTTCACCGGCCGGGCGAGGCCGCGCCGGAGGCTGCCGACCGGCCTTTAACGCCGAGGCGTACAAACAGTGCAACACGGTCGAACGATGCATTAATAAGTCCAAACAGTGGCGCGGTTCTGGCCATGCGAACGAACAAGCTCAGTCCACCGCGGCTCGCTCGTCACGGAAACCCTTTGCTGGCGCAAGAACTTCCACCCGGCGCAGAAAGTGAAACCCGTCGTCCCGCACGGCCTCGAAGGAATTGAATTCCCGAACGAAATCACTGCAGCCATGGTCTACGACCGCCTACAGGTGATGGACCACTTCAAGAGGGTGACGACGAAACACTCATGGGAATCATGGGCGAGGCAATGACATCGTTCTCGACCGGCGACGCCACCTCTACTTCTCCGTGAAGCGGCGGTAGCGCGGCGATGATCACTGCTGATCCCTAGATGCTCGATTCCAAGGGGCCGCCTGATGTGGCGAGGCGGGTCCATGTGCCTCGGGCATCGGCCGGTTACCCCGTGATGGGCCAGCCGATGACCTGGTCAAGCTGAAGGTCGCGGAGCACGGCGTTGTCCAGTTTGATGCCGGTCGCATTGGTCAGCCCCTGAGGCGGGTTGCCGGTGAGGACCTGACCCAATCGCGCGCCGGTCAGGTCGGCCGCCCGGAGATCAGCGCCGGTCAGATCACACCCCGCCAAGGAGACTCCTCGCAGGGAGGCGCCGCTCAGGTTAATCCGGCGAAGATCGCACAGCTTGAAGCGGCAGCCGTCCAGGGTGGCTTGCCGCAGACCAGCCCCGCGAAACGAGCACCGCGTGAACCACAACTGCTGCAAGTTCACCGATACGAGATCATCGCCGTCGAAGGACTCCCGATGGAGAGCCGCATACCGACGGCGGGATGCGAGGTCTTGCTTTGCCGTCACCGCTCTGGCCATGGCGGACATCGTGCCAGCCCTGGGAGACCGCCGTCGTCTGGTGCGCGCCGGCGGCACCGGCCGGCCCAGAAGGCTGTACGGGAGCAGAACGCACGGCGCTCCAGTCCTCAGCTGTCCCCACTCCCCCGGTCGGGCGTAGGCCATGGCGTGGCGGACCACCCCGCCCGCCGGCCCTGACGCGGGGGCGCGCCCCGCAGACCGGCAGGCCGGGCCGGCGTCGCCCCCAGCCCGCCCGACACCGACCGGAACCGCTCGATCACCCGCACCTGGCCGAGCACCACCAACGGCGCCGTCCCCGGCGCGCTCAGCCGGCCCACCGACTCCCCGGACTCCCCCTCCGTCAGGGCGACCAGCTCGTCGGCGTCCGCCTCGTTGGACCAACCGGACAACCGGTCCTCCAGCGAGTCGCTGTCGCCTTGCCTCGGGTGGTGACGGGTCAGCGGCGATTCTCTTTCGCGGCCGTGCATGCCTTCTGCGCAACGGCCTCGGAGAAGCCGTTGCCCTGCATCTCTTGCACGCACTCCTCCTGAGTGAAGCTCCCCTCTCCTGTGGCACCACAGATGATCAAGCCCTCACTCGCATCGCCGCTCTCACCGCTTGCCTCCAGCACCCGCAGGCAAGCAAGCTCATTGGCGTGGGCGGCAGGGGCGGTCAGAGCAACGCCACCCATGGCCAGAGCGACTGACGCGACAGCAGACAGAACACGAACACGGATGATCACGACTTGCTCCTTCGACCATCAGACAACGTTTGTCGACGTCGATCCTTCCCGGGCGCAGCGCACCAGCCAGTCGGCAGACCCCCTGATTCACCAAGACGGCCGGTAGGCGCTTCGCGCCCCGCCCGCTCCCGCCTCCGGCAATGCCAGCGCTTGTCGTTGATGCCGATCCCGAATCTTCCTCAGAGCTACTCTTCGCCCGTTCACGGAGTGAACCAACTGGGTAACGCGGGGAGCGAGAGAGGCCGGCGGCGTGGTTGCTCTTCGACGGGTGTCAGAGCCGTGGGGGATGATCGGGCCATGCTGCGAGCGAGAGACGAGCACGGTCATCAGGTGAGGAATCCGGGGCCCACGGCCTTGAGCCGGATGGTGGCGAACCTCAGGCGGGGCAACGCCTTCATGATGGTCGAGCGACTCGATGCTGAGGTGTCCGGCGATTGGTATGTGCAGGTGTGCCTGAGGGATGACAACACCTATCAGCTGGAGTTCCGTGAGGGGACGGCGGCAGAGCACTACCAGACGCGGACGATCTCCCAGGAAAAGGTGATCGTTGCCCTGAACGGCTGGGCCAAGGGGCGCCCGGACTGGAAGGACACCTTCATGTGGAACAACATCGGGGCCTCGCTCGAGAACGCTGACTGACCCTGTCCTCGCCTGCGGGCGCCAAGGCCAGTGACGTGTGGTCGCTCAGCTGCGACACATGGGGATGACGTCGGGACTTGCTGCGGGGATGGCGGGCCGCGCGGCCTCGGGGGTGGCGAGAAGCGCCACGATGGTGACGGTTTTGTCGCAGTGCAGGCAGTCGCGGGGAGCTGCGCACGGCGACGACCGGCGGTACCGGCCAACGGCCCAGCACCCGGAGCCAGCGCAGGCTGCCCTGGCTTGCCCGAGCTCACCGGCATTCGTCTGCGGATCGACGGTTCCACGGTGATGCGGAAGGGGCTGTGTGACGTGCGGCAGGCGTGCGGGGAGGCCGGCGCGCGCGCTCCGGCCTACGGGGAGCCGTCCCGTGGACGGGCTGCGGGCGGGAACGCCTGCCCCTCAACGACAGCCGGCAGGCGGTTGGTCAAGGACCAGCGCCACCTTTTCGACCTCGGCGGCGACCTCCGCCAGGGACCCGTACGGCACCTTCCGCCCGGACATGGACAAGCGCCTCGACCTGGGGCCGGCCGCCGCCGTGCCCCGCCCCCGCACCCCGGCGGACACTGTTGCGAAGGCAGCCGCAGCCGCGCGAGGGCGCTGAGCCCCTGCCCGAAGTGCTCCGCTATGGGGCGTCCCAGCCGTGCTCGAGGAGAGTGAACGCGGTGTCCACGGCGTACTCGGCGTTGTCGGTGCGATGGGCGAACGCCGAGGTTTCCAGGGCGAAGTGGGCGAGGGCGGCGCACCGGAAGTCGTCGGGGCTGCTGCCGGCGGCCTCGGCGATGGCGCGGGCGAGTGCGTCTTGGTGGCGCATCCACATGCGGTGCGCGTACTGACTCAGGGCGGGCGTGTCGGCCACGAGGCGGACGAAGGCGGCGAACCGTGTGTCGGGGTCGCCGGTACCGATGCGGACCTGCTTGATGTGCGCGCACAGCGCCTGGGGGATGCTGCGCCCTTCCGGCCGGTCGCGGACGGCGGCGACGAGGGCGGCCTCCTGCTCGGTGTCCTCGTCGAAGACCAGGGCTTCTTTGGTGGGGAAGTACTTGAGCAGCGTGGTGGTCGACACGTCCACGGCGTCCGCGATGTCGCGGATGGTGACGTTGTCGTAGCCGTGCTCGAGAAACAGGGTCAGGGCGGTGTCGGCCAGCGCCTGGCGGGTTGCGGCCTTCTTCCGTTCACGGCGTCCAACGGGTGCACTCATACCCGCATCATACAGAACCAGATACAACCAAGAAAGTTATGTCGTTGCACTTTTTGCATGAGTGTGTTTTTTTAGTTCTGCAGACCGACGAGGCAACTCCCGGCCCTGACCCAAGGAGAACGACCATGAACGCTCCCGCCCCCCGCATCGCCATCATCGGAGCCGGCCCCGGCGGACTGACCTGCGCCCGCATCCTCCAGCAGCACGGCATCCCGGCCACCGTCCACGAACTCGACGCCTCCCGCACCGCACGCAACCAGGGCGGCACCCTCGACATGCACTCCGACACCGGCCAGCACGCCCTGCACAGGGCAGGACTGTGGGACGCCTTCACCGCGCTCTCGCGCCCAGAAGGCGAGCAGATGCGTCTGGTCAGCCGCAACGGTCAGACCGTCTTCGACGCCGCACCGCCCCAGGACGGCCAAGGCAATCCCGAGATCGACCGCGGACAGCTCCGCGACCTCCTCCTGGACTCCCTCACCCCCGGCACCGTGCGCTGGGGCCGCAAGCTCACCCATGCCGAGCCGCTCAGCGACGGCACCCACCGCCTGCACTTCGCCGACGGCTCCACCGTCGACACCGATCTCGTCGTGGGCGCAGACGGCGCCTGGTCCAGAACCCGCCGCCTGCTGTCCGACGCGACGCCCCACTACACCGGCGTCACCTTCGTCGAGACCGGCTTCGACGACGCCGACCGCCGCCACCCGGAGCTCGCCGCCCTCACCGGCAACGGCACCATGATGGCCCTCGACAACAACCAGGGCTTCGTCGCCCAGCGCAACAGCAGCGGCCACATCCGTACCTACGTCGGCCTGCGTACCGACGAGGACTGGCACCAGCGGCGCGGCCTCGACCTGGACGACGGCCATGCCGTCCGCGAAGCGTTGCTGAAGGAATTCGCCGGCTGGAGCGACGATCTGCTCGGCTTCATCACCGACACCGACACCGGCTACATCAACCGGCCCCTGTACGCCCTGCCCGTCCCGCACACCTGGACCCCCACCCCGGGCATAACCCTCGTCGGCGACGCCGCCCATCTGATGTCCCCGTTCTCCGGCATGGGCGCCAACCTCGCCATGCGCGACGGCGCCGACCTCGCCTCTGCCCTCATCGAGCACCCCACCATCGACGACGCGGTCACCGCCTACGAGGACATCCTCCTGCCCCGGTCCATCGAAGCCGCCCAAGGAGCGGCCGAAGGCATCGACAGCGCCTTCGCCCCCGACAGCGCCAACCAGACCCTCGCCCACATGACCCAGAGCCGCTGACCAACACCGCCCAGAGCCGGAGCACCACCACGCGACGCCCCTCTACCCGACCGAGGGTGTTTCATTGGTGGTCGCTCGTTCGACCATCTGGCAGTCCCTCGACGCACCACTCGACTCACTCGGCGAGGCCCGGGTCACCCGAGTCTTCTCGGAGAAGATCTCCACCCGCGCCACGAAGCGCCCCGGACTGGAGGCCGCCGTGAAGCGCGCCGACGAGATCCGCTCTTCCGGCGTCGCCGTCACCCTACGGACGCCGTCCTGGACCAAGATCCACCTATGGGTGCGACCTCTCCTCCTCCCCTGGTGCAGCACCTCGGACTGGAG
This Streptomyces sp. NBC_00539 DNA region includes the following protein-coding sequences:
- a CDS encoding DUF4334 domain-containing protein — encoded protein: MKPVVPHGLEGIEFPNEITAAMVYDRLQVMDHFKRVTTKHSWESWARQ
- a CDS encoding pentapeptide repeat-containing protein yields the protein MARAVTAKQDLASRRRYAALHRESFDGDDLVSVNLQQLWFTRCSFRGAGLRQATLDGCRFKLCDLRRINLSGASLRGVSLAGCDLTGADLRAADLTGARLGQVLTGNPPQGLTNATGIKLDNAVLRDLQLDQVIGWPITG
- a CDS encoding TetR/AcrR family transcriptional regulator, with the protein product MSAPVGRRERKKAATRQALADTALTLFLEHGYDNVTIRDIADAVDVSTTTLLKYFPTKEALVFDEDTEQEAALVAAVRDRPEGRSIPQALCAHIKQVRIGTGDPDTRFAAFVRLVADTPALSQYAHRMWMRHQDALARAIAEAAGSSPDDFRCAALAHFALETSAFAHRTDNAEYAVDTAFTLLEHGWDAP
- a CDS encoding FAD-dependent oxidoreductase encodes the protein MNAPAPRIAIIGAGPGGLTCARILQQHGIPATVHELDASRTARNQGGTLDMHSDTGQHALHRAGLWDAFTALSRPEGEQMRLVSRNGQTVFDAAPPQDGQGNPEIDRGQLRDLLLDSLTPGTVRWGRKLTHAEPLSDGTHRLHFADGSTVDTDLVVGADGAWSRTRRLLSDATPHYTGVTFVETGFDDADRRHPELAALTGNGTMMALDNNQGFVAQRNSSGHIRTYVGLRTDEDWHQRRGLDLDDGHAVREALLKEFAGWSDDLLGFITDTDTGYINRPLYALPVPHTWTPTPGITLVGDAAHLMSPFSGMGANLAMRDGADLASALIEHPTIDDAVTAYEDILLPRSIEAAQGAAEGIDSAFAPDSANQTLAHMTQSR